From Pelotomaculum schinkii, the proteins below share one genomic window:
- a CDS encoding N-acetylmuramoyl-L-alanine amidase, with amino-acid sequence MKLKTQPCLLSILIGLAFLVGAVLSGTNPAGAAGETAVVAGSSVNVRNGPGTNYGVIAQANLGDQLTVLGQSIDWYNVSLSNGGQGWVAGWLVDIQQPRADSAGAGQVAVLNGNGINVREGPGTSYGVITQGGSGERFPVLESSGDWVKIQLSSGTGWVAGWLVSLETAQPAASQPAAAGPAPSTAVGGSKVAVVSGSVVNVRSGPGTSNAVVGTVTQGNSLPVLSQSSDWLQVSLPTGGNGWVAGWLVALKDVVSAPTQPATGQTGGSEVSRGRDRPDDSGDSDDDNDSDDSDTGKVLSMNVQKTASDQTTFTIKTDTPVSYNSFFLSNPDRLVVDIEGVSPGDLPQTKDVSSKTVSKVRSGHFQKNPDVTRLVFELCSGVQYEVSLSSNNKTLTVDTYIPKLDGAYKNKIIVLDPGHGGPDPGAIGTSGIQEKAVTLDIAKRVSKLLEAQEAKVIMARSADTDVSLAARTDIANKNKADIFVSIHINAHTDPSIGGTTSYIYSGTGSSSEAPRLQESNKLARSIQTEMVKSLGLRDIGVKQANFAVLRTSNMPAVLLELAFISNQAEEKLLKTDSFKNKAAEAIVKGIGTYFAQKRTA; translated from the coding sequence ATGAAACTCAAGACACAACCTTGTCTTTTATCAATATTAATAGGACTGGCCTTTCTGGTTGGAGCCGTCCTTTCTGGCACAAACCCGGCGGGGGCCGCCGGAGAAACCGCTGTAGTGGCGGGTAGTTCAGTCAACGTGCGAAACGGACCCGGTACCAACTACGGAGTCATCGCCCAGGCTAATCTGGGTGACCAGCTAACTGTCCTGGGCCAATCAATCGACTGGTATAACGTTAGTCTGAGCAACGGCGGGCAGGGTTGGGTAGCCGGCTGGCTGGTTGATATCCAGCAACCCAGGGCTGATTCGGCAGGCGCCGGGCAGGTAGCCGTATTGAACGGCAATGGTATCAATGTCAGGGAGGGGCCTGGCACCAGTTACGGGGTAATTACGCAGGGCGGGAGCGGAGAACGTTTCCCGGTCCTGGAAAGCAGCGGCGATTGGGTCAAAATTCAGTTGAGTTCGGGTACCGGTTGGGTGGCCGGATGGCTGGTCAGCCTTGAAACCGCACAGCCCGCGGCTTCCCAACCGGCTGCCGCCGGGCCGGCGCCGTCCACAGCGGTCGGCGGGTCAAAAGTGGCTGTGGTCAGCGGCAGTGTGGTCAATGTCCGCAGCGGTCCGGGTACGTCCAACGCGGTGGTCGGCACGGTTACGCAGGGGAACAGCCTGCCGGTATTAAGCCAGTCGAGCGACTGGCTCCAGGTCAGTCTGCCGACCGGCGGGAACGGTTGGGTGGCCGGATGGCTGGTGGCGCTTAAGGATGTTGTGTCGGCGCCTACACAGCCTGCGACCGGACAAACTGGCGGCAGTGAAGTATCCAGGGGTCGCGACAGGCCAGACGATAGTGGCGACAGTGACGATGACAATGATAGCGATGATAGCGACACCGGCAAGGTGCTGTCAATGAATGTGCAGAAAACAGCTTCCGACCAGACCACCTTCACTATTAAGACTGATACTCCGGTTAGCTACAACTCCTTTTTCCTGAGTAACCCTGACCGGCTGGTTGTAGATATTGAGGGAGTGTCCCCCGGAGATCTCCCTCAAACGAAAGATGTGTCTTCTAAAACAGTCAGCAAGGTGAGGTCCGGGCATTTTCAAAAGAATCCCGATGTGACCAGGCTGGTGTTTGAACTGTGCAGCGGGGTTCAGTATGAGGTCTCACTTTCCAGCAACAACAAGACGCTAACTGTCGATACTTACATCCCCAAGCTGGACGGAGCCTATAAAAACAAGATCATTGTGCTCGACCCGGGGCATGGCGGCCCCGACCCCGGCGCTATCGGGACGAGCGGCATCCAGGAAAAGGCCGTTACGCTTGATATCGCCAAACGAGTGTCCAAGCTGCTGGAAGCACAGGAAGCCAAGGTCATCATGGCCAGGAGCGCTGATACGGATGTCAGCCTGGCTGCCCGGACCGACATCGCCAATAAAAACAAGGCCGACATATTTGTCAGCATCCATATCAACGCTCACACGGACCCGTCCATAGGCGGCACCACCTCCTATATATATAGTGGTACCGGCAGTTCCAGTGAAGCGCCCAGGCTGCAAGAAAGCAATAAGCTGGCGCGCTCCATCCAGACTGAGATGGTCAAGTCCCTGGGGCTGCGTGACATCGGTGTCAAACAAGCCAACTTTGCGGTATTGCGTACCTCCAATATGCCGGCAGTGCTGCTGGAACTGGCGTTTATTTCTAACCAGGCGGAAGAAAAACTGCTCAAAACCGACAGCTTCAAGAATAAGGCGGCTGAAGCCATCGTCAAGGGTATTGGTACTTATTTTGCTCAGAAAAGAACAGCTTAG
- a CDS encoding flavodoxin family protein, protein MKVVAFNGSPHKNGNTYAAIKMVAQELEKENIEVVIINVGNKAISGCIACNECIKNQNERCAITNDPVNEWIQEMKNADGIILGSPVHYSAIAGTMKSFLDRAFFVASVNGGMLRHKIGASVVAVRRSGGLPAFNQLNNFINYSEMLMPTSNYWNIVYGTAPGEAEQDEEGKQIMRVLGKNMAWLMKLVEFGKDKITAPPREKKVFTNFIR, encoded by the coding sequence ATGAAAGTGGTTGCGTTTAACGGAAGTCCACACAAAAACGGCAACACATATGCAGCAATAAAAATGGTCGCACAGGAACTGGAAAAAGAAAATATTGAAGTTGTAATCATTAATGTGGGCAACAAAGCAATAAGCGGATGTATCGCCTGTAACGAATGTATAAAGAACCAAAATGAAAGATGTGCAATAACCAATGACCCTGTCAATGAATGGATTCAGGAAATGAAAAATGCAGACGGCATTATATTAGGCTCTCCGGTACATTATTCGGCCATAGCAGGGACAATGAAATCATTTTTAGACCGTGCCTTTTTCGTGGCTTCTGTAAATGGCGGGATGCTCAGACACAAGATAGGCGCCAGTGTTGTAGCCGTCAGGCGCTCGGGGGGACTGCCCGCCTTCAACCAGCTCAATAATTTCATTAATTATTCTGAAATGCTGATGCCGACATCGAATTATTGGAATATAGTATATGGCACAGCACCAGGAGAAGCTGAACAGGACGAAGAAGGAAAACAAATCATGAGGGTGCTTGGAAAAAATATGGCATGGTTGATGAAACTTGTTGAGTTCGGCAAAGATAAAATCACAGCACCACCAAGAGAAAAAAAGGTGTTTACAAATTTCATAAGATAA
- a CDS encoding acyl-CoA thioesterase, whose product MPGYRFKHRLKVRFSEVDSAQIVFHAHFLNYLDIAVSEYFSEGLKLERVEMAKSGKFAYIVKKVTLEFDTPAVVNDWLNIWCKTVEMGNTSFVMRFLITRDGEDKPLLKAENVYVSYDFTNQATRPIPDFLRHAIEVYEGCAP is encoded by the coding sequence ATGCCAGGTTATCGTTTTAAGCATAGATTGAAGGTCCGTTTCTCTGAAGTTGATTCTGCGCAAATCGTATTTCACGCACATTTCCTTAATTACCTTGATATTGCTGTGAGCGAGTATTTTAGCGAGGGACTGAAACTTGAACGGGTTGAAATGGCCAAAAGTGGTAAATTTGCTTATATCGTCAAAAAGGTCACTTTGGAGTTTGACACCCCGGCTGTCGTTAATGATTGGTTGAATATATGGTGTAAAACTGTTGAAATGGGCAATACCAGTTTTGTGATGAGGTTTCTTATTACGCGAGATGGAGAAGATAAACCGTTGCTAAAGGCGGAAAATGTTTATGTCAGCTATGACTTTACCAATCAAGCGACAAGACCGATCCCTGACTTTCTCCGCCATGCTATAGAAGTGTATGAAGGTTGCGCTCCTTGA
- a CDS encoding 2-hydroxyacyl-CoA dehydratase family protein — MPKVGITTTVPVEIIYAAGWVPVDLNNVFITDKNPQALVEEAELAGYPRNLCAWIKGIYSTVLNNTDIRTIIAVTQGDCSNTHALMETLQLAGLEVVPFAYPYDRDPDMLRLQMEKMMSRFGVSWDQVNEQKERLDFVRSKVWEIDRLTWQENLVGGWDNHIYQVSCSDFNGEPEKFADEASVFLQKARSQPPRQGELRLGYIGVPPIVGELYGYLEERGARVVYNETQRQFTMPFATLDIVEQYQLYTYPYGIFFRLEEIRREADRRRLDGIIHYAQSFCFRQIEDLIIRQKLDLPVLTLEGDKPTRLDARTRLRLDVFLDMLR; from the coding sequence TTGCCTAAGGTTGGAATAACCACGACCGTCCCGGTGGAAATAATCTATGCGGCCGGTTGGGTTCCCGTGGATTTAAACAACGTCTTTATAACTGATAAAAACCCCCAGGCGCTGGTGGAGGAAGCCGAACTGGCCGGCTATCCCCGCAACCTTTGCGCCTGGATCAAGGGTATTTACAGCACTGTCTTAAACAATACGGATATCCGGACCATCATCGCTGTTACACAGGGCGACTGCAGCAATACCCATGCCCTCATGGAGACCTTGCAGTTGGCCGGTTTGGAAGTCGTGCCGTTTGCCTATCCCTATGACCGGGATCCCGACATGCTGCGCCTGCAGATGGAAAAGATGATGTCACGCTTTGGCGTATCCTGGGATCAGGTTAATGAACAGAAGGAGCGCCTGGATTTTGTCAGGAGCAAGGTATGGGAAATTGACCGGTTGACCTGGCAGGAAAACCTTGTGGGTGGTTGGGATAACCATATCTACCAGGTAAGCTGCAGTGATTTCAACGGAGAGCCTGAGAAATTTGCAGATGAGGCGTCGGTTTTTCTGCAAAAGGCGCGATCACAACCACCACGGCAGGGGGAGCTCCGCCTGGGCTATATCGGTGTTCCGCCAATCGTCGGGGAATTGTATGGTTACCTGGAAGAACGAGGCGCGCGCGTGGTCTACAATGAGACCCAGAGGCAGTTTACCATGCCCTTTGCTACCCTTGACATAGTCGAGCAGTACCAGCTTTACACCTATCCCTACGGTATTTTCTTCCGTCTCGAAGAAATCCGGCGCGAAGCGGACAGAAGGAGGCTGGACGGGATTATCCACTACGCCCAGAGCTTCTGCTTCCGCCAAATTGAAGACCTGATTATCAGGCAGAAGCTTGACCTGCCTGTTTTGACCCTGGAGGGCGACAAGCCTACCCGTCTGGACGCGCGCACGCGCTTGCGCCTGGATGTCTTTCTCGATATGTTGAGGTGA
- a CDS encoding acyl-CoA dehydratase activase, with protein MFIGLDLGSRSVKLALLEDDLLVRLDKFDTMRFYREHGKREDGRLVIDAGGLALSGEKPTITATGYGRQAVNVKGARIIPEIKAHVLGAAYLTGLSDFTLLDLGGQDSKVALVRQGRMIDFLTNDKCAASTGRYLENMAAALNISLEELSRHRRDPAELTSTCAVFGESELIGFVVDGYSTASLAAGVNYSIFKRIKPMLVKLSSEIIVFTGGVAHNGALVKIIREELGMQVIVPEHPQYAGAVGCCVDAAASRSSKK; from the coding sequence GTGTTTATCGGTCTTGACCTCGGCAGCCGCAGTGTGAAACTGGCGCTGCTGGAGGATGATTTGTTAGTGCGGCTGGATAAGTTTGATACAATGCGGTTTTATCGTGAGCATGGCAAAAGGGAAGACGGTCGTCTGGTCATCGACGCCGGCGGTTTAGCCTTATCCGGCGAAAAACCAACCATAACTGCCACCGGCTACGGGCGTCAGGCAGTAAACGTAAAGGGAGCGCGGATTATTCCCGAAATCAAGGCCCACGTACTTGGCGCCGCCTACTTGACCGGACTGTCCGATTTTACCCTGCTGGACTTGGGAGGCCAGGACAGCAAGGTAGCCCTGGTGCGGCAGGGGCGCATGATTGATTTTTTGACCAACGATAAATGCGCCGCCAGCACCGGCCGCTACTTGGAGAATATGGCCGCGGCATTGAATATAAGTTTGGAGGAATTGAGCCGGCATCGCCGTGACCCGGCGGAACTCACCTCCACCTGCGCTGTTTTTGGAGAAAGCGAACTAATCGGTTTCGTGGTTGACGGCTATTCCACCGCCAGCCTGGCTGCCGGCGTAAATTACAGCATATTTAAAAGGATCAAGCCCATGCTGGTCAAACTCTCCAGTGAAATTATAGTATTTACAGGAGGGGTGGCTCATAACGGCGCGCTTGTTAAAATCATCAGGGAGGAACTGGGCATGCAAGTGATCGTCCCTGAACACCCGCAGTACGCCGGGGCGGTGGGCTGTTGTGTCGACGCTGCCGCAAGCAGGAGCAGCAAAAAATAA
- the ybaK gene encoding Cys-tRNA(Pro) deacylase codes for MAKDKTPVTPAIRFLKKEKVAFTGHLYDYEEHGGTAASARELGVDEHSVIKTLVMEDENKKPLVVLMHGDLQVSTKNLARRLGVKSITPCTPETATKHTGYLVGGTSPFGTVKRMPVYLEETILDLPQIHINGGKRGFLVIIDPKELVRVLNPILVKVGINH; via the coding sequence ATGGCCAAGGACAAAACTCCCGTTACTCCAGCTATCCGTTTTCTAAAAAAGGAAAAGGTAGCCTTCACAGGCCACCTGTACGACTACGAGGAACATGGTGGAACAGCGGCTTCCGCACGTGAGCTGGGTGTGGATGAACACAGCGTCATTAAAACCCTTGTTATGGAAGATGAAAACAAGAAACCTCTGGTTGTCTTAATGCATGGGGACCTTCAGGTATCGACCAAGAACCTGGCCCGGCGCCTTGGAGTTAAATCCATTACCCCTTGTACCCCGGAAACAGCTACAAAGCATACCGGGTATCTGGTGGGCGGGACTTCCCCCTTCGGCACTGTAAAGAGAATGCCGGTTTACCTGGAGGAAACCATCCTTGACCTTCCCCAAATCCATATTAACGGCGGGAAACGGGGCTTTCTTGTGATCATCGACCCCAAGGAACTGGTGCGGGTTTTAAACCCCATATTGGTAAAGGTTGGTATCAATCACTAG
- a CDS encoding XTP/dITP diphosphatase — protein sequence MKVVLATRNEGKVREIADILAPHGFEVVSLREFPELGEITEDGATFRENAMIKATAVSGHTGLLALADDSGLEVDALDGAPGIYSSRFAGEEKDDQANNRKLLELLSDIPAERRTARFQCVVAIAEPDGWVHIAEGSCEGVIAEEPRGQRGFGYDPLFYVPAYDRTFAELDPTIKNKISHRAKALEGAVDILSDLKKMAARSEELAGDSV from the coding sequence TTGAAAGTGGTTTTGGCAACCCGCAATGAGGGTAAAGTCCGGGAGATAGCAGATATACTGGCCCCGCACGGGTTCGAGGTGGTCTCCCTGCGTGAATTTCCGGAGCTCGGTGAAATCACCGAAGACGGCGCCACCTTCAGAGAAAACGCCATGATTAAAGCAACAGCGGTCTCCGGGCACACCGGCCTGCTGGCGCTGGCCGACGATTCCGGTCTGGAGGTCGACGCGTTGGACGGGGCGCCGGGAATCTACTCATCCCGTTTTGCCGGGGAGGAAAAAGACGACCAGGCCAATAACCGTAAACTGCTGGAACTGTTGTCAGACATTCCGGCTGAACGCAGGACCGCGCGCTTTCAATGTGTGGTCGCCATTGCCGAGCCGGATGGTTGGGTGCATATCGCCGAGGGTTCCTGCGAGGGGGTTATCGCGGAGGAGCCACGTGGTCAAAGGGGGTTTGGTTATGACCCGTTGTTTTATGTCCCGGCATATGATCGGACCTTTGCCGAACTGGACCCTACTATTAAAAACAAAATAAGCCACCGGGCCAAGGCATTGGAGGGAGCGGTAGACATCCTGTCCGACCTCAAAAAAATGGCGGCGAGGAGTGAAGAGCTTGCGGGTGATAGTGTTTAG
- a CDS encoding APC family permease, with amino-acid sequence MQLKRVLTLRTIVATSAGLCLASSSFVAATMVANYVLGDTAWIAILIGGALCFLAAACFSELNGILPTAAGIRLYFSRAFNDQVSIAVSLVYMLIVVLGVVGVESYILSRVLNEAFPAIPPYAWIVVMLSLVTAMNLRGIKLAGVFQDVVTYSLLAVLVFIGVFALYKTGFQLEAPLSPGGAVGVVQAVAVGVFLFVGFEWVTPLVEEVTQVKQISRGMMIALGVLSVVYAIFTVAMTAVVPKEALLAAPAPQLLFARTILGDFGASLMIVVILATSLKTFNAGIISVSRFMYSSAREHVLPAIFSRVSTRYFTPWVSILALFAIGLTVSAVTLATNRYMALVNLAAAVTSIVYALVGLAVISLRRRMPEEPRPYLIPYGYLIPVLTTLVFAFLAVALLASNLWVLAYLSVSLMVCLVYVNTAVPYLKKKHQARRPSARRRPSRTAEGVEGK; translated from the coding sequence TTGCAGTTAAAAAGGGTGCTGACGCTGCGCACCATAGTCGCTACCAGTGCTGGCCTGTGCTTGGCCAGTTCGTCTTTTGTAGCGGCCACAATGGTAGCAAATTATGTTTTGGGAGATACTGCCTGGATTGCCATTTTGATTGGCGGGGCGCTCTGTTTTCTGGCGGCAGCCTGTTTTTCCGAGTTGAACGGAATTTTGCCTACAGCAGCCGGCATACGCCTGTATTTTAGCCGCGCCTTCAACGATCAGGTCTCGATTGCTGTATCATTGGTTTATATGCTCATCGTGGTGCTCGGGGTCGTAGGGGTGGAAAGCTATATCCTGTCCAGAGTATTGAATGAAGCTTTTCCTGCCATACCGCCCTATGCCTGGATTGTCGTGATGCTTTCGCTGGTCACCGCAATGAACCTTAGGGGAATTAAGCTTGCAGGTGTATTCCAGGATGTGGTGACTTACAGTCTGCTCGCCGTCCTGGTTTTTATCGGCGTCTTTGCCTTGTATAAGACTGGCTTTCAATTAGAAGCTCCCTTGTCGCCTGGTGGCGCTGTGGGGGTAGTGCAAGCCGTTGCGGTGGGTGTGTTCCTCTTCGTGGGTTTCGAATGGGTAACGCCGCTGGTCGAAGAAGTCACCCAGGTCAAGCAGATTTCCAGGGGCATGATGATTGCGCTGGGGGTATTAAGTGTAGTTTACGCCATATTTACAGTGGCCATGACCGCTGTTGTACCCAAAGAGGCGCTGCTCGCCGCTCCTGCTCCCCAACTGTTATTTGCCCGGACCATTCTGGGGGACTTTGGCGCTTCCTTGATGATCGTTGTCATCCTGGCAACCTCCTTGAAAACGTTTAACGCCGGTATCATCAGCGTTTCCCGCTTTATGTATTCCTCCGCCAGGGAACATGTCCTGCCGGCTATTTTCAGCCGGGTCAGCACGCGCTATTTTACCCCCTGGGTGTCTATCTTGGCCCTTTTTGCTATCGGACTGACTGTATCTGCGGTGACCCTGGCTACCAACCGCTACATGGCGCTGGTTAATCTGGCGGCAGCCGTGACATCCATCGTCTATGCGCTGGTAGGTCTGGCGGTAATCAGCCTGCGCCGCCGCATGCCGGAAGAGCCACGCCCCTATCTGATTCCCTACGGGTATCTGATACCGGTACTTACCACACTAGTTTTTGCATTTCTAGCCGTGGCCCTCCTGGCCTCCAATCTGTGGGTGCTGGCTTATCTGTCTGTCTCCCTGATGGTTTGCCTGGTCTACGTGAATACAGCAGTGCCTTACCTGAAAAAGAAACACCAGGCCCGCAGGCCTTCTGCAAGGCGCCGTCCATCCCGTACCGCGGAGGGAGTAGAAGGAAAATAG
- a CDS encoding MBL fold metallo-hydrolase, which produces MEIIILGCWAPYPKGGGACSGYLLRAGGLNILLEAGNGSLSRLREFVDFRLLDGVIITHLHHDHYLDLFPLRHAVEGARREGKRSGPVRLVAPSFPDQAYQELACYKAAYEVTSIESLTWETLDSGLQAQRLDWGGMAFRFVRARHSVPAYSIAVEGPGKFVFSGDTARTEELVKLAAGADLFLCEASGLDSDAEYLRDSHLTARQAGEIAGQAGVKRLVLTHFWPEYEPAELCRQATGGFGKPALAAVERVIYKV; this is translated from the coding sequence GTGGAAATCATTATCCTGGGCTGTTGGGCGCCTTATCCCAAGGGAGGAGGAGCCTGCTCGGGCTACCTGCTCCGCGCGGGCGGGCTGAACATATTACTGGAGGCAGGCAATGGGAGCTTGAGCAGGTTGAGGGAATTTGTGGACTTCAGACTGCTGGACGGCGTGATTATCACCCACCTGCACCACGACCACTATCTGGACCTCTTTCCGCTGCGTCATGCGGTAGAAGGCGCCAGGCGGGAAGGTAAAAGATCCGGACCCGTCAGGCTGGTGGCGCCTTCTTTCCCGGATCAGGCATATCAGGAGCTGGCATGCTATAAAGCTGCTTATGAGGTTACTTCAATTGAATCCCTGACCTGGGAAACGCTTGACAGTGGTCTCCAGGCTCAAAGGCTGGATTGGGGCGGAATGGCGTTCCGCTTTGTTAGAGCCAGGCACTCTGTACCCGCCTATTCCATAGCAGTGGAGGGGCCGGGCAAGTTCGTCTTTTCCGGTGACACGGCAAGGACTGAAGAGCTCGTAAAGCTGGCCGCCGGCGCCGACCTTTTCCTGTGTGAAGCAAGCGGACTGGATAGCGATGCGGAATATCTGCGCGACTCTCACCTGACTGCAAGACAAGCCGGTGAAATCGCCGGACAGGCGGGGGTAAAACGTCTTGTACTGACCCACTTTTGGCCTGAGTATGAGCCTGCAGAACTGTGCCGGCAGGCTACCGGCGGTTTCGGCAAGCCGGCTCTGGCTGCTGTAGAAAGGGTAATTTATAAGGTATAA
- a CDS encoding MerR family transcriptional regulator has product MEYTVQKLARLAGISARTLRYYDEIGILKPARMNSSGYRIYGQAEVNMLQQILFYKELGISLESIKKIVTAPSFNGVEALKEHRAQLLEKRKQLDLLIANVEKTMALTEGRMSMTDKEKFEGFKQKLIDDNEIKYGKEIRNKYGADTVNKSNAKLKNMTQEEYEEATRLANEVNVTLAEAFKTGDPAGAIAQKAADLHKQWLTYFWSEYSKEAHAGLAQMYMDDERFKAYYDEKQPGTAEFLRDAIHVYTGFKK; this is encoded by the coding sequence ATGGAATACACAGTGCAGAAGTTGGCCCGATTGGCAGGGATCAGCGCCAGAACGCTCCGGTATTATGATGAGATTGGTATTCTTAAGCCGGCAAGAATGAACTCGTCGGGATACCGGATCTATGGTCAAGCGGAAGTTAACATGCTGCAACAAATCCTGTTTTACAAAGAACTGGGAATCAGTCTGGAAAGTATTAAAAAAATTGTGACCGCCCCTTCCTTCAATGGAGTTGAAGCACTTAAGGAACATCGCGCCCAACTCCTCGAAAAAAGAAAGCAGTTAGATTTACTAATTGCTAATGTGGAAAAAACAATGGCTTTAACCGAAGGGAGAATGAGCATGACCGATAAAGAAAAGTTCGAAGGTTTTAAGCAAAAGCTGATTGATGATAACGAGATAAAATACGGTAAAGAAATTCGTAATAAATATGGCGCTGATACTGTAAACAAGTCCAATGCAAAGCTGAAGAATATGACACAAGAAGAGTATGAAGAGGCAACTAGACTGGCAAATGAAGTAAACGTCACTTTAGCCGAAGCTTTCAAAACTGGCGACCCTGCCGGCGCTATTGCTCAAAAAGCGGCGGATTTGCATAAGCAATGGTTAACTTATTTCTGGAGCGAGTACAGTAAAGAAGCACATGCGGGTCTTGCTCAAATGTATATGGATGACGAACGGTTTAAGGCGTACTACGACGAAAAGCAACCGGGTACGGCGGAATTTCTGAGAGACGCCATCCATGTATATACTGGTTTTAAGAAATAA
- a CDS encoding DUF2284 domain-containing protein: MGSDLSGFINLAKELGSVDAKIIDPGTIKTAAWVRMKCSFGCKYGPRRRHCCPPNTPTHKETQEMIDCYKRALLVHCKANWNDPSEVVLKLEREIFLAGYYKVIGFGAGPCMICKTCNPEKCAQPKNARPSMEACGIDVFETVRTNGWPIMVLKDFESDGNYYGLLLID, translated from the coding sequence ATGGGCAGCGATTTATCGGGCTTCATTAATTTAGCTAAAGAACTTGGCTCTGTTGATGCGAAAATTATTGATCCAGGCACCATCAAAACCGCGGCGTGGGTCAGAATGAAATGCAGCTTCGGTTGTAAATATGGCCCCAGAAGAAGGCACTGTTGTCCTCCCAATACGCCGACACATAAAGAAACCCAAGAAATGATTGACTGCTATAAGCGTGCTCTGCTGGTGCATTGCAAAGCAAATTGGAATGATCCTTCAGAAGTGGTTTTAAAACTGGAAAGAGAGATTTTTTTAGCCGGATATTATAAAGTGATAGGGTTCGGGGCCGGACCCTGCATGATATGTAAAACCTGCAATCCGGAGAAATGCGCACAGCCCAAAAATGCAAGGCCGTCAATGGAAGCGTGTGGTATTGATGTGTTTGAAACAGTGAGAACAAATGGTTGGCCTATCATGGTCTTAAAGGACTTTGAAAGCGACGGAAACTATTATGGTTTGTTATTAATCGACTAG
- a CDS encoding metallophosphoesterase — translation MIVFSDSHGHLANGIRALKEAGPLDLIIHAGDFYQDALRLAAETALPVKAVRGNCDFPDERQLEEVFELAGHRVLLLHGHTFVSKYRVDKLVLQALEAGADIVVFGHSHTAGFTREAGVLLFNPGSISRPRDHDRPSYGILEFDEDGVRPAIYRV, via the coding sequence GTGATAGTGTTTAGCGACAGCCACGGCCACCTGGCCAATGGCATCCGTGCTCTCAAAGAAGCGGGACCACTGGATTTAATCATACATGCCGGGGATTTTTACCAGGATGCTCTCAGGCTGGCCGCCGAAACTGCTTTGCCGGTCAAGGCGGTAAGGGGTAATTGTGACTTCCCTGATGAGAGACAGCTGGAGGAGGTCTTCGAACTGGCCGGCCACCGTGTCCTTTTACTGCATGGTCACACTTTTGTATCAAAGTACCGGGTTGACAAACTGGTGCTCCAGGCGTTGGAGGCCGGCGCTGATATAGTTGTGTTCGGGCACAGCCACACCGCCGGGTTTACCAGGGAGGCCGGCGTGCTGCTGTTCAACCCGGGCAGCATCTCCAGACCACGCGACCATGACCGTCCCAGCTACGGTATCCTGGAGTTTGACGAGGACGGGGTCAGGCCGGCCATTTACCGCGTCTGA
- the rph gene encoding ribonuclease PH has product MHRIDGRKPDQLRPVRITRQYNKHAEGSVLVEVGDTRVICTASVEDKPPLFLRGAGKGWVTAEYGMLPRATGTRTAREAVRGKIGGRTHEIQRLIGRALRSVMDLPALGERTITLDCDVIQADGGTRTASITGAFVALVDAVNNLRAQGLIKTMPVKDFIAATSVGRCAGQVILDLCYEEDSAAEVDMNIVMTGGGRFVEVQGTGEEASFSRQEINEMIDLAQQGIEWLINYQKEVLGAAAKGIGEV; this is encoded by the coding sequence ATGCACAGAATTGATGGAAGAAAGCCGGACCAATTGCGACCGGTCCGTATAACCAGACAATACAATAAACACGCAGAAGGCTCGGTGCTGGTTGAAGTTGGGGACACCAGGGTGATCTGCACGGCGTCGGTCGAGGACAAACCGCCCCTTTTTCTCAGAGGAGCGGGGAAGGGCTGGGTCACTGCAGAGTACGGTATGCTGCCCCGCGCCACCGGGACCAGGACCGCCAGGGAAGCAGTCAGGGGAAAGATCGGCGGCCGCACTCATGAAATCCAGCGGCTGATCGGCCGCGCTCTGCGGTCGGTGATGGACCTGCCGGCGCTGGGTGAGCGCACGATCACTTTGGACTGTGATGTTATCCAGGCGGACGGGGGCACCAGAACCGCCTCGATCACCGGCGCTTTTGTAGCCCTGGTAGACGCGGTCAACAACCTCAGGGCGCAGGGTCTGATTAAGACAATGCCGGTAAAGGACTTTATTGCCGCCACCAGCGTGGGACGTTGTGCCGGGCAGGTCATACTGGACCTTTGTTACGAGGAGGACTCTGCCGCGGAGGTGGACATGAATATTGTCATGACCGGCGGCGGCCGCTTCGTGGAGGTGCAGGGCACCGGCGAGGAAGCGTCTTTTAGCCGCCAGGAAATAAACGAGATGATCGATTTAGCACAACAGGGGATTGAATGGCTGATCAACTACCAGAAAGAAGTACTAGGGGCGGCCGCAAAAGGCATCGGGGAGGTTTAG